TCGGAAAATATCTACAAAAAAACAGCCCAACAGCAAAGAGCCTAGCAGCACTATGAGAAACAACAAACTTCCGAGTAATTGACAGCTAAATTAAATCTGTAGAAATATATGCTAAAAAACAGAAAAGCAATTAATACGCTCGGGAAGACGAGGAAATTCTCCCAAATAAAGCTCTTGAATCAAAGCTCGAGCACCTTCTTTATTGCTGGTATCAATCAACAAAGAAATACGACTCTTCCACCAAGCCCTAATGGGACCTGCATGTCGTTTAATAAAGACATGAGAAGGAAAATCCATGAAAAGCAAGTGAACGAGAACTAATATTAGATGAGACATTATTTATAGAGGCATACTTGTAGAAAGTCAGTAGCAGAAACTACAAAATTGTGACAATAAAAATCACACCCGCATTTTTAACCAATAGTGTAGAAGAAAGAGAGCAGTAATATTGGAGAACTTTTAAAATTGGACTCAGGAGATCAAAAACGCCATTAAAGCCATTCTCACCCAAATCAAACCTGCATTTCCAAAAAATTGGAAAACAATCGTGTACAACATTCTCGTTAATCTTATGCAAAATGAAAATGACCAATACACTTATTTGCAACGCGAAATTCCGAAAAATGGAGAACCCCATGAAACATCACGCTGGTACCGTAAAATGAACAAGCCTGGTCAAGTAATGTTCAGTCGACTTATTAGCCTTTCATGTCCTGGCAACACAGACCTGGACTTAAACCATTGTGATCAACATGAATTCAATCAGATAAATACAGTAGTACCATTAGCAAAACACGCCGCTAATTGTTAGCGCTGAAGTACCAAAATAGTTTAAATCAGTTCGGCAGGATCATCATGCCTGCAATGCAAGTTCAAAGTTAGGTTGAGCAGAATTGAATAACCAATTCATATTGCCTCATGCGTGAAGATGGTAAAGAAATAATTTAAACCGCTCGATCAAGTTTCGTTTGGACAAAATATTAATCCCAGGATAAGAAGAATAAGTAGAGTAAGGAATCAATTCAATCCATTCGCACGTTCACCATATATGCAACCATTAACATATATAGACGCAGATGCAAGAGAAACATTATAAAAAGGGTTGCCAAACTATCTGGATGAATTGAAATATTGTGAGTTTTCACTAAAAATTTATTTATTATTCTTCCATAATTTTGAACCGTCCCAACCGACGAAGAAGGCAAAGATGATCGCCCCGTATGCACTAGGCACAATGACGCCCTCCTTCACCATGGAAATGAATGCCAACACAAGAAACACTAACCACGAAACAAAAGACCACCTATCCTTTTGAGATGACACGATGACAGTTGCAAGTGCTCAAATTCTAGACACTGCACCGGATACGATCATGCACTAGCTGATTCCCGCTCAGCCCTATCTGTAGCTACGAGTCTCTGGTCTAAGGGCGTTAAACTTGCTTGATTATCAGGCTCAAACGCCTCACCCAATAACTTGACCAATCGAAAATCTGTCGCCTCATTGTCCAATATCTAGAATTGAATCATTTCAATGCTTAAAGCCAGCACTCCCATCGAACAGAATAAATAAGAGACCATTCAACAAAACACAATTGCACCAATTGCATGATCTAAATAGTTCTCAAATATTTTTGTTGCAATTAGATAACTGACAGGAATCAATACAAACTACAAAGAAGTGATTTGCTAGAGTCATGTAATAACAAAATGCCACCAAACTTCAAGTCTTTCTGGAGTGAAATAACATTTGGAGCCAAACAATCCCCCATGGGCTGTGTCATGAAGGATGTGATGGCGAGCATCTCGAAGCAAGGCTGAATCCACTGGCACCAGACCATCACCCGTAACATCCACGGCTCCAGCAATACCGCGATAGCTGCCTTTGGCGCTGCGCCGACTGAAAGGAGAGGCGATTTCACTCTGCAAATCGAGATCGCCGGCAATGGCCACATAATCAACGTTAGGCTCATGACATCCAGGGAAACATCGATCAACCATGGCCCGAAGCGGTGTAGCACGAACAGCCTGGTGTGGACTGCCCAAGGTGATCAGCCGATCACATCGGGTAGCTCCTGCATAGGAGCGTCCTTGAAAGAGTTGACGACTGAGATAAGGCCGGAGCATCACCCCCCCAGAGCTATGGCCGATCAAAGTGACATGAGCTGACGATGACTTGGCTTGGAGGCGCTTCACCATCTCATCAACACGATCCAGAACTCGGCGCCATCCAAACCCCCAACTCGTGAGAAGCCAGTCATAGCGGCTAACTGGGACAATCTGAACGTCGATCACTCCCTGTTGCCGCAGCCATTCGGCCATAGGCTTATAAGCCTCTTCAGTGATCAGGAAACCACCGAGAATCACAACAGGCTGAAGTGGGTCAACAGGATCCATAACTCCGATCGGGCCCAAACAACGCCATCATCTCTGTAATCGAGAACATGGCCATGACAAAAGAAAGAGTTGCTGACTATCCGCGACCTCCAAAGCTTGAGCTTAGTTCCGACCATGTACTAGTGAAGGTAGGAGGAGAAATACTCTTCGATGGCAGCGGTTGTCAGCGTGTGCTAGAAACCTTTCATCCACCCACTTACTACCTTCCCCCAACAAGCACAAACGTGAATCTGTTGATTCCCGCAGCTGGTCGCAGCTTCTGCGAATGGAAGGGAGTTGCTGAATATTTCGATGTCATAGCTGGAGGTCATCGCATACACCGCGCAGTATGGCGCTACCCATCTCCCACAGAATCCTTTCAAGCAATTGCTGGTTGGTTTGCTCTTTATCCAGGATTAATGGATGGGTGTTGGCTGAATGGGGAAGAAGTCACTGCTCAACCAGGAGGTTTTTACGGAGGCTGGATCAGCTCAGCAGTTGAAGGTCCATTCAAGGGAGACCCTAGCCATCCAGAACTGATCTAGTCAACAGAATTAATTAGTTAAGCAGAATTGATCACGGGAAGGCACCTGTAGTAAAGATCTCATAAATCATTCGACCATTGCATTTTTAATTGCTCGTACAAAAGCCGTTGCCTGGAAGTCGTCACCAAGCTGTCAAGACAAAGCTTATATCCGGATTTTGGGTTACAGAAAATTTTTTGCGAGGTTTCAGCAATCCACTCAATAAATCTCGATGCACCAGATTCGGGTAGTTTAAAAATTTCAGTGTACTTTTGTGTTTCCACTTCCTGCAAGTAAGGAAGGATTTCTCGATAATCAGAAAGTTGGTAGAGAAGAAACTGCTCACCGAGCCAACAATCCTTTAAAGAAAGGCTGGTGCGCTTTTCACAAATTTCAGGATCAGCACAAGTAATATACCTAAGTCTGCCAAGATATGAAATCGATTGAAGCTGCTCAACCTGAACAAGAGGGCAATAACTAATAGTAATTAGTTCAGGATGCTGGTTGATTTCAGCAACATATAACGCTGCATGAGCATCGCCTTCATCAATAACGTCGCCAAGCCAATTAACAATAGAAGGAATTCCCATATCGAGCGAACTAATCCCATATTCTAAGAAGTCAAGGATGGAGCCAAGTGCTCAATTGAGTTATGGAGATGTGTCTTATCGTCAATACAGATCAGTGGGGGCAAAAGCAATTCTTGTGCTTGAAGGAAAGAGGCTAGACAGCAAAATCATGGAAGTCAAAATAGCTGAAAAAATTAAAGAACTGCCGCTCCCTTGAATCGTTGCTATATTAAAAAAAGATATATTTTTTAAACATGAAAATTGTGTTTGGAGTACTAGCGAGTCTTGTTCTTATTGGCATCGCCACTTCCAGCAATGCCGGATCAGTAACAGGAACAGGATTCGACAAATCAGCAATCATTGATGACCTCAAAACGAATGTGCCACAAGGCTCGGAGATCACAGAAACAAACTGTGAAACAGTCGGCGTACCTTCAGGTGGCGACAATAAATATCGCTGTACTCTTGTGTGGGAATAATTACTCTGAACAATGGATACCCAATGAAAGTGAATTCAAGTCTATAGCTCTGAAGATATTTAAATCAATAGCTATATGCAGGAAGTAGAAACTCCTGACAAATCTTAAAGCTGTAGATAGAGATCAAATAAACCTCTAATTTATTGCAAAATCAAATCCATTAATGCCTTCAAGTTTATCAGTTTTAACGACGTTACAAAGCAAACAATTCCTGGCATAGATAGAATTGCTGGTCAACACACCCCTTTTCAAGCATGGATACATTGATTCGCCTGTTAAGAGAACAGCCGAGGAATGACAGGATTCCCGAGCTCGTTATGACAGCAGAGAAACGGTCCAACGTTGATCTAAGCCAGACTGAGAATCTGCTGATGGGTGTCTGGGAACTTCGATGGAGCAGCGCAAAACAACCATGGCTGAAACAAGCAAACTGGCTTGAGAATATCCAGGTTCTAGATCCAGCAAATGCTCGAGGCATGAATCTGCTGCGTCTTGCCGGACCGTTGGGAGCGGTAGCTGCAGTAACCGTCGAAGCAGAGCTCACTACTGATAAAACAAATCGAATCGGCGTGAGATTTCGCAAAGGTGGGTGGAGAGGCCCTGGGTTGCCAGGTGGACGACGACTCGAATTGCTCAAGAGCGTAAACCAATCGTTTCCTGCATGGCTTGATATCACGACACTTTCAAATGATCTAAGAATCTGCCGAGGCAATGCTGGAACGACATTCGCCCTTCTCAAACGGCATGACATGTCAGTCTCTGACTTCTTTCATCCATCCACAAACCAGCAGTGAGAGATTTTTTGTATGGAATGTTCCAGAAGTACGTTCCACAAATTTCTATAATCAAGCTCAAACAACCAGTTGTCACCGACAGATCGCCTGACCAGAACATCTAGAACATCAGAGTGTTTATGTCAGATGATCATGCAACCGAAAATGCAGCAAGGACGCTCGGTTTTGATCAAACTTTTTAAGAGGTGTATGCAGATCAACTCTTCTGTCAGTGCCCATAGAGAACTCGCGTGGAAGCCAAGCAATCCATCAGCCAGCCGAAGTGTCACTGTTAGGATTAGTGCAGGACTAGGGGAAACCAGGATCCTTGCTGGATGAGCGGAAGGTATGAAACTCCATCAACGCTTGAAGGGGACAGATTGAGGAAGGCAATTGGGTTTCAGACCGACTTACTGAGTGCCAGGTGGTCTTCTCCGCTGCAGCAGACATGGATATCAGTCCAGTCATGCCAGACGATGCCAAATAGGCAAAACTAGTCCCTGCTGGCACGAAAAAAGGATGGACGGGATGGTGAAGATTCTGCAAATAGGAACGCTTGCAGTGCTTGCCCTGGTGACTGTTGTTGTGTTGGGAGTCGATCAAGGCAGACAGCCAAACAGCGATCGACCAGCCGAAAGCAAAGGACAACTGGAACGGTTAAGGCAGGAGCATCTTGACGATGCGGTGCCACTAAAAAAATGACCGAAGGTGATGTGTACCCAACAAAAGATCCGGATGTCTTCCGGGACCCAAGGTGCAAGACGTTTCACTGTGGAAGCTGATACCTACTGACACGAGAAGCTTCTCCTACTGGGTAGATGCTGGAGAGGTTGGTGACCGAAGAGCAAGACAAGAAGAAAGCCAATGAAAAGGATCAG
Above is a window of Synechococcus sp. BIOS-E4-1 DNA encoding:
- a CDS encoding PAP/fibrillin family protein is translated as MDTLIRLLREQPRNDRIPELVMTAEKRSNVDLSQTENLLMGVWELRWSSAKQPWLKQANWLENIQVLDPANARGMNLLRLAGPLGAVAAVTVEAELTTDKTNRIGVRFRKGGWRGPGLPGGRRLELLKSVNQSFPAWLDITTLSNDLRICRGNAGTTFALLKRHDMSVSDFFHPSTNQQ
- a CDS encoding DUF427 domain-containing protein, giving the protein MTKERVADYPRPPKLELSSDHVLVKVGGEILFDGSGCQRVLETFHPPTYYLPPTSTNVNLLIPAAGRSFCEWKGVAEYFDVIAGGHRIHRAVWRYPSPTESFQAIAGWFALYPGLMDGCWLNGEEVTAQPGGFYGGWISSAVEGPFKGDPSHPELI
- a CDS encoding triacylglycerol lipase, which codes for MDPVDPLQPVVILGGFLITEEAYKPMAEWLRQQGVIDVQIVPVSRYDWLLTSWGFGWRRVLDRVDEMVKRLQAKSSSAHVTLIGHSSGGVMLRPYLSRQLFQGRSYAGATRCDRLITLGSPHQAVRATPLRAMVDRCFPGCHEPNVDYVAIAGDLDLQSEIASPFSRRSAKGSYRGIAGAVDVTGDGLVPVDSALLRDARHHILHDTAHGGLFGSKCYFTPERLEVWWHFVIT